GGGCAGGATCCCGGGGACACAGTCCCGCCTCTCCCCAGTCACCACCGTGTCCAGCttgtccccttgtcccagctAAAGGGTGCCATTGCCACCATCTTGCTCTGAGAACAGGGCTGGGAACTGTGGAATTCCCTGTGGCTGGCTGAGCCCTTGGGCTCCTCAGGAGACATGGCCATCCCTGGGGATATCCCGCCCTACTGCCAGTGAGCTGTGTTCTGaagggcacagcacaggagggaaAATGACAGGGACAGTGCCTGCTGTCACAAGGCTTTCTACATCCCAGGCGTCCAGGTGGCCCTGGCAAGGCTGGAAGACACTAGGTGCTGCCCCGGGTGGGTCAACCATGCTTAGGAGGGGACATTCCCCTGTGATCCCCGTCTGTGGACTCCACGGGCCACCTGGCTCTGCCGGGGTGATAGGATGATCTGCATGGCCTCCCCAACTGCAGTATCGTCCTCCCAGGAAGGGAAGACAAAGCCACCCGTgctcctcagggctgggctgggaccaCATCCTGGTGCCCTCACAGCAAAAAGAAGTGACTTGCAGGCTGGCcgtgcacacacacaggtgtgGGACAGCAGGGGCAAAGGCTGGAGGTCATCACCAGAACCACACCCAGGTCACCTCGGCACCAAGAGATTTTGGGGGCCACTGAGCACTCTGAGGGCAGAGCCCACAACCCCCTTGTGACACAggtcccctgtgtccccctcaAGCTGCGGGGCTGGGCTGAAGGCTTTATtgaaaaatccaaaacaaacaacGTGGTCATTATCATACAATGAAAACCCAAATCAACTTGCCCTGCagcgggggaggggggggggcaCCCCCGCCATCCCCGTCACCAGCTGCCAtcactggggacactgcagggacccTCCGCCCACGGCTGGCTGAGATACAAAAGAGACAAGTGGATTAGGCTGAGAGCAGTGCagctgtccccaagcccccacTGCCACTGTGACTCCCATGCCACTCCCCAGCCCCAAGGCCTGAGGTAGTTGGGCGTGCAGGCGAGACTCCCCCCCCAGCAATGGTGGGGAGGGTTTTGGGgctccctgtgtcctgcaggaatgggatggTTGGTAGTGCGTCCGAGGGGAGCCAGCATGGGTTGAAgatggggaagcagcaggacCCCCAGGGGCAGGCCCAGGTCCCTGCAGCGAGCCGGCGCACAGAGTGGGTGGTCCGGCAGCAGGGCTAGCAGGGGACACAGCAACAGCGGGTCCCTGCACGCTGGGTGGCTGCGTGGAGGGGTGGCAGCTCTGAGGCCACGGCGGTGGCAGGTCCCactgctccaggtgccagctGGATGCTGACAGGTGTGTGTTGCTGGGAAAGCACACAGTGACAGCCCAGCCTCTTCCCAAAGGGAAAAAGGCCAAATCCCGTCCTCAGCACCCCGAGTGGAGGGAGACTGGCCCCAGCAGGGTCACCAGCAGGACTGTGGGGGATGGGGACATTGCTGCATGGTCTGACGTCACTGTCTCCACTGCAGCGAGATGAGCTGTGGGGCCTGGAGGTAGCTGATGGCCCCTGCCCTCCAAGTCTCCTGCTCAAGGCACAAAGGTTCCCTGGCTGGTGCCAGCTCTGTGGCcacccctgcccacagccacaCTGGCCCTGGTCCCCCCGCACCCAAGAGGGTGGGAATGACACCAGAGTGGCACCAAAGTGagaagggacagggagctgcttaCTCTGGCTTTGGGGTGCTCTGTTTTTGGGACACCCTGGcttccccccaaaccctccgTGTTGCTGCCCTAGAGTCACCCCACAtccccaggagctggtggcTTGTGGTGGCACTGTGGTGGCCCAAACCCAGCACCTTGCGGAGGGTTTATTGCTGGCATGAACACAGTGAACtgtcagggcagagcagcccaacTCAGGGGGTGCTTGGGAGGTGTTTTGAGGACCTGGAATGAGGGACAGGAGCTCATGGCAGCATCCCTCTTGCTGCTGCCCTTTTCCTAGCTGTTCCCAGTATTCTGTGTCACTGGCCAGGGTATCCCTTGGGAACACCACCTCTGAGCCTGCAGTGGCCAAAGGCACTCGGTGTCCCCGCCGAGGGGGAGCACACTTAGCACcaagcccagcagcaccccatAGGCTGTCCCCCACCCGGTGGCACCCCCGGAGCCTTCAGCATGCTCATTCCCAGGGCGGGGGTATGTGCATGTCGAGTCAGGGGCTGgattaaggctggaaaagcagcgAGAGGCAAGAGAAGCCCAACCGCTCTCGCTCAGCCAGAGAAGGCTCTCGGAGTTCCCAGAATCTGtgcaaaaacaaaactaaaggGTTAAAGACCCCCGTGTAGACAcgccccccacccccagcagctCTAATAAATACAGGTGCGGTTCACGCTcgccccagctctggggtcttGCTGGCGGCTCAGCTCTGGTGCTGGAGGCAGCTtctggggggacacaggggatgTGTGCTTCAGGGGGGCTTCTGCACCACTTCCTTGGGGTTCTTCTCAACAGACTGCACCAAgtggggtcccaggggtgtcccccACAGGGTTCCAGGTGTCCCCTGTGGGCTGCTTCTACCACTGGTGCTAATCTGCAGCTATAAGTGGGAAGACAGGGTCAGGGGGTGCGCTGCCCACCGGCAtccctctgccccatccctctgGGACCACAAGGCTGCTCTAGCAGCACCTGAGCCCCCTGCCTGGGGATGATGTAGATCCCACACATTGGGGTTTTTCCTGTGGAGAGACCCCATAGGATTTGCCCAGGTGTGCCAACTATCCTCAGgcttgtgccagcagcagcaaaacctcACTGCCATGGATGGCAGGCAGGGCTTCTCCACCCTGCCCCACCTTTTCTGGGAGCAGCTgaccagctggagcagggctggcaccacTCACCgtcctcctcccagccctccgCCACGCCAGCCAGCTCGTAGTGCTTCTTGCGCAGCTCCCCCAGCTTCTGCCGCTCCTTCTGCAGCTGgttctccagctccagcacccgcacctggggacatggccCAGGACATGCCCACCCCAGTACAGAGCTGGGCCAAGCACTCCCCTTTCACACCCGTTATGCCCCCAACATCGAGCCCAAAGACCACAGAGGTGCATCCCATGAGTGCTCCAATGACAAGTGGACCTGGGCGGGGGGATGGAGCTCAGGTGGGCACTGCTTGTGCAGACAGGTGAAGGCACAATGATCTGTGTGGGCATCCCAGGAAGGGGAATTCCCCAGAGATGCCCCATGCCAGGCAGAGGTAGGTGCTGTGGGTAGCACACAGGGGGCAGGGATGGCCAGAGGCTGCTATGCCATAATGGGAACAGCGTCGGGGAGGGATCGAAGACCAAGTGAATGTGACTCCTGGGCAAACCCATCTGTTGCCTTCACACCTTGGGCTTTGCCTTTGCTTGTGCTacctgggggcagctgggcatGGTGACCCCAAATTTGATGCCCCAACCCAGGCAACCCAAAAGAGACTTGACCAGGTGTGTTTCTCAAAACATAGGAATCTCCTACCTGCGAGTCCATCTCCTGACGCTTGATCTGGGTGAGTGTCATGCTGGAGAAGTCCATGCTATCTGTGGAGAAACACACCACCAGCCACCCTcaagctctgctcccccagTCAGAACCCCCAGCAGTTCCCATGCTGCTGGCAGGGTCTGGCACCATTGGATACACAGGGAGGGAGTGAGGGGCAGCCATGGGCAGAGACCACAGGGGCACAGCCAACCAAGAGTGGTGAGTGCCAAGAGGAGAGGTTTTGGGGCAGGTTTGTGCTCCAAGCATTAGGACCAGagaaaacagcctcaagttgtaTCAgaagaggtttaggttggaaagaaaatttcttcatggaaagggttgttcagcactggcagaggctgcccagggcatgGTGGAGTCACaattcctggagggatttcaaaaccatgtagatgtggcacttggggacatgctTAGTGGTGGGGGAACAGTTAAACTCAATTGTCTTAGAGAGCTTCTCCAACCTTAGTGATTACACGATTCTAAGATCCCTGCAGCCCAACACTTACCTTTCTCCTCCACTTGAGACTTCCCAGCCTTGGTGGAGGCCACCACGCTGGCCGTGGCCTGGTTGACGCCCCGGGAGGCTTGCTGGAGCTTGCAGAGGTTGGCGCTGTCTTTGTCTGCCTTCACCTGACAAGATAGTGAGGAGGGGGGTCACCCCCTGCAAGGTGAGCAGAAGACCagccccaggatttggggtgaccACATGGTGCCCCAGCATCACCCTGAACCATGGGAAGGGTAGCAGCCTTGCTCCTACCTTGGAGGCTGCCACCAGCTGAGCGGTGCTGGCCGCGATCTCCCGGGAACAGACCATCAGCTCCTCGAACGTCCCCTTGCCTTGCACTACCAGGTCAGCAGCATCACTGTgggacagcagagaggagctggagcaccATCCTGCCACCCATATCCCCTCGCTGTGATGATGGCAGGACTCTGccatcctctccctgctctggtgacagtgacacttACACCATGACAGTGGCGCCCCAGCCCACTGCCTTGGAGGCAGAGATGAGACCCTCGGTCCAGCGCGAATTCTTGGCATAGAACTCCTTGGGGGATGCTGCACCCTGCCATTGGTAAAGGCACAATCAGTTACTgagcacccccaaatccctgctcttggggggaaaggaggaagtCACGGTGTCATTCAGGATGTGTGTGGGAGGTGGGGACACACTGAACTTGGGGGTTGTGGGATCCCCTGTGTGGGAAGGGAGATCAGGGATCACCATGACATCCCAGGAACCATAACCAGGGCGAACCCCTGGGGTCGGCAAggagctcctggcagctggTGGGCAAGTCCCAGAGGGAAAATGTTTGGAGCAGCGCGTCCCAACAAGTGCGCGATGACCTCCAGCTGGACAAGCACCCCCTTGCCCCCACTCCTGTTCCAGCTCACCCGTCCACTCTCCACGATCTCTCTCTGGAGATCCTTGGAGGCCAGGACCAGGACGCGGATGGCCTGCATGAGGCCTGTGCAGGAGCCCAGAATCCTGTGAGACAAACACCACTGAGTTCCCTCTGTGGAGCAgtggccctgcctgcagcatctgtccccatcctgcctggctctgtccAGTGCTCCGATCACCACTCACCTCTCGTTAACTTCCAGTTTGACCCCGGTATCACCAGCCCGTGCCTTGCTCAGCATCTCCTGGTTGAGGGGAGAGAGGCTGTACTGAGCTGAATGTGTCTCTCTGGCCTCCACAGTGGTCCCAACAGGCTCCCAGCACCGTGCCTGTGAGCACCTCCTGCTCGTGGTGGCCCTCACCTCAATACGAGCAGATGCTGTTTCGATCGCCGCGGCCGTTGCTGCCATCTCCTTGTCCACTAGGtcacccagctcctcctgcttgACGTCCAGACCTCTGGGACGGAGCTCCTGGGGATAGGATGGGATGAAAGGGACCGTCCAGGAGCACTACAGTCCCTCTGGTGGTGCCTGCCATGGCTTGATCCATCCCACTAGCCCTCCTGGGCCACCCACCTCCCCAATAGCGCTGATCTGGCCCAGGCAGGCTGTCACCAGGCTGCAGTCAGCAGTTGCCACCATCCCTGGGTCTTGCAGGGCGCTGAGGTAGCTCACAGTCTCATTGCCACACTGCTTGCACAGCTCCATCAGACCTGCGTGGGCAGCATGGGGGGTTGAGGGGGCCACATGTGGGGAGGAGATGTCTGGTTCCTACCCTCCACAGcatcctgcctgtgctggcccctgcctgccctggttTCTGCCCACTTCAGCACTCTACTTGCCCCAGCATCCTGCCTGCCTTATCCCAGCATCTTGCCATGATCCCTGCACACCCTGGCCTCCGCTCACCTCAGTATCCTCTTTGCCCTGGCGCCTGCCCACCCTGACATCTACTcaccccagcccctgctcaccCTGATCTCCTGCCCACTGAGTCCCCTGCCTATCCCAGCCCTTGCCCACCCTGACCCCTACCCACCCCAACCCATGCTCACCCTGATCCCCTGCCCATTCGGACCCCTGCTCACCCAACCCCTGGTCTGGGGCAGCACTCACGGTCAGCAGGCTCCACAGGGGCCACGTGGGAGGTTGCACTGCCCTGCAGGAGGGTGTTGCTGACCAGGTGGGCGAAGAGTGCCAGACAGGGCAGCAGAGAGCCCACGGCTGCGGCAGGACAGCGGGCACAGGCCTCAGCCCCCACTGCGCTGCCCACCTGCcctgtgtgccagggctgcccctgtgcccagtgCCCGGGGCTGCCACCTCTCACCTGTGCCATCTGAAAGGTACTTGCTGTGTGCGTCCCGCAGCTGCTCCGCGCACTCTGAGGCTGCCAGCGCCTGGGACAGGAGACAATCTGCAGGCAGacagcaggcagggctcagctgggaCCACAGGGAGGAGGCAGGCTGCAAGAACACCACatttgggagcagcaggggcatCACCTGCTGAGCCAGTGCAGCTGATGTGAGCAGGGTCCTCCATGCGAGCCAGGGCATCCTGCACCATGCGCTCGGCCTCGTGCGTGGTGCCCcgcagcagggacagctgctccTCGGCCAGGCGCTGCTGCAGCgcctgctctgtgctctcctgtTGGGTCAGAGCTGGGCTCAGAGGCCCTGCTGAGCCTGCACCCAGCCTGGCCAAACCCCTCTGGTCTGGCCAGAATGGGGATGGCAGGACCCTCATGGTACCTTGTCTCTCAGCTGGGtctgcagcatctccagctctgtcttgctgctttcctgctcGTGGCTGAGTGTGTCccgcagctgctgcagctcagcctgcagagctgtcatcttgtccctgtgctgctctgctgcttggttcagcctgtccctctcctgctccaggctggcaaTCCGAGTGTTTTGCTCCACTCCTGCCTGAGGGGGCATGAAACAGCagtcagggctgtgctgagggcGAACCCTCCAGTTTGGGGACCCATTCTTCGTCCAGGCTTGGGCCACCCTGACTGTCCCTGCTGGGTGCACCATGGCCTGCACAAGCACAGCTTCCCCACACCGAGCAGCACTGATGATCTTATCTGGTGACAACTGAGGCTCCtggctttttcccttttatcagtgaaaatgcatttttatcaCAACTGTCACCATCCTGATGGAGGAGTGGATGCAGGGTGGTgcctctgccccatccccatcctgccgCTGAGTCTGCCCATCTCATAGATGGGTGACTGCAATTTCCTGCCAGCTTCTGCCTCCTACAAGCCCAGGCACCCCTGCTGTCTTCCACAGCTCTGTGGGCGTGGGTTACCCTCTGGCACATCTTGCAGTGTGATGCCACACTGCTACCTGGGCTtacagcaggcagagctgctgaatgACCCTGTTCTTCCAGACGTTTTTATTccaccatccctgctgctggagtcCATTGCTCCACATACTACCACACTCAGGAGCGTGAAACTCCCCTATGTCACATCAAACCCACTCAGATGTGGCAAAGATGATGACAGGGAGCTAGTTTTGAGGCCAGTGGTGGGTATCACCTCTCAAATGGTTAAGGCCTGGCTACCCAGCCCAGAGGGGGTGCTAGGGGCCCCCCCATGTGCTCTCACCTGTGTGCTGGACTCCAGTGTGCCCTGCAGGACCTGCAACTCCTGtctgctggctgccagctcctgcttcaGTGTCTCCAgcacctctgcctgctcctgagACTGCAGCAAGGAGAGAGGTTGGCAGCACTGGTGCCCCATGAGGAGCCCCAACTCATCCCTGGTGTGTCCCCCCCATCCCTATTCACCTTCCTCTGTGCCTGCTCGCTCACACGCTGGAAGGagtcctccagctccttcttcTCCTGCTCCACATCCCCCTGGGCCTGCCTGGCCACTGTAATCTGCTTGGTCACCTCTGCGTTCTGGCGACATCAGAGAATGATCTGAGCAGTCCCTGGTATTAGAGGGCACGGCTGGGAGAGGGGATGCTGGGGGAGGGTTGGGGAGCCCACCTTGCGCAGCAGGTCAGCGTGGTTCTGCACCAGCTCGCTGTACTTCTCCTTCAGTTTGCTGTACCGCTGCTCATTGGCCTGTGCCCGTCCTGCCATGCACgcagggacacagagctgagcaCTTGAGACCCCCCCCACCCGGGGCTCACGCCCACCCCACGCCAGTGCTGGCACTCCCTGCTCACTCTCAATTTCAGTCAGGCTCCGCTGAGCCTTCTCCGTATCCTCCCGCTGCTtcttcagctcctccagctctgcacgCAGGAACTCACTCTCgtcctgtgcctgctgcttcaggtgctgctgctcgGCCAGCTCAGCCTCCAACTCGCTGGCACGGCCACGCAGCTGCACCGCCCCCCGTGTGCTCTGCAGGGACGGGTGGGGGCTGATGGCGCTCTTCAGTGCTTGCCAGGACCATTCGATGCCCACTGGTACCAGCCAGTGCCCACCAGTACTGTCCAGCAGCCCCCCCATGGGTATCACCCTACCGGCCCCCAAATGCATCTGGGCAAAGCACAAGGATGCTGGGCAGTGGGCCTGAGCCCACCCCCCCGACAGGGATGCAGccccctggcacacctggggaccccCTGTATGGGGGAAGCCACTGGGAAGAGGGCAGGACAGAGATGAGGTGACTATCTTGTCCACCCGGGGACACAGGCACCAGCCTACCCAACATTCCCAGTGGGTCTCATCCTGCCCACCTGGGGGTCACCCACCTCAGCCTTGAAGTTCTCTAGCTCCTCCTTCAGGGCTGTGATCTCCCCATAAAGCTGCTCAATTAATTGGTCCCTGGGAAGGAGAGACATGAGATACACTCTCAGTGCcatggggacacagcctgggagaggaggtgtcccctgtgtcaccgTGGCTGTGATGCTGTTCCAGGCAGGGAGCTCCTATTACCATCTTGGCCATTCCACAGCATCGCCAGGATTGCTTACTTGTTATCCTTGTTCATCCCGTTCTGGCTGTTAAAGTTGAAGGGGTcgcagctgaaggagctgccAAAGATGTCATCAAACTTGTTATCAAACAGGctctgtgggaaaagcaggatggACCTAGAGTGACCCCACTACCACTTGGGAGCCCTCGTCCCTCtatgtccccagtgtcactgccAAGCCAGCCTATGAGCTGCCTGGACACCGGGGCTGGTTCCCCCTGCTTCCAGGACACTGAATGTGATGAACTTGATGAACATGGAGCATCTGTGGTCCATCCCCACCTAACTCCTGGAGGGAGAAGACCCCCAAAGCCATGTCACTGcattctccttcccctccccactcAATGCCTGAGGACAACCCTCGGTGGAGAGGAGGGTGAAGACCTAAAGGTCTCCATGGCAATGCTCGAAGACAAACCTCTCCTtgcctgtcactgcagggcaCCACACCactgagcagcactgggagaatTCAGGCTAgttcagccccagcagcacccagacaGGACACCCAGCATCCAGATGGGATAAGCAGCACCCAGATGGGACACCCAGCACCCAGCTGCCCAGCACCGACCCATCTCTCTCCAGTGACACTCCCCAGCTCCCGAGGCCATCCCCACTGTCTCAGCCCTCACCGTAGCATTGTCTCAGCCCTCACCGTAGCATGGATTTAGAGAAATAACCCTGGCTCAGAGCCAGAGAGTCCCCACCATCCTCACCTGCGAGGCTGCGTCCATCTCCACCAGGTCTGTGATGGGCTCGCTGTCAGGCGAGGACGCCTCGGCCGGGATCACCACCACAGGGCTGATGTGCTCTGACAGCGCAGAGGCACGCAGGAAATTGGGAGGGTTCTGGGGACGGAGGGGAGCAGGGCTAAGGTGGAAGgactggcactgctgctggtcTGAAGGCACAGTCGGTTGAAATCCTgccctggagctgagctggccaTGCCTTGACCCATGAGAATGGAGCCAGGACTCACAGGGATGGAGTCAGGATGCGGAGGAATAGAATCAGAACCCATAAGAATGGAACCAGGACCCACAGGGATGGAACCAGGACCCACAGGGTTGTATCTCAGCAAGGGCTATGGATCAGTGAAAGAGGGGATCCCAGCTTCCACTCAGAGGGCAGCTACATCCAGTTGGATGCCACTGAGTGAGGGATCAAAGAATCCTAAAGGCCCAGGAGCCCCACGCTGCCACCAGACCTAAGAAGCTGGGTAAGGCAGCAAGAGGCTTTTTTGGGCCTTTTGCCAGtgcccccactgctgcccctgGGCACAGGAACAGGGAACATGG
Above is a genomic segment from Vidua chalybeata isolate OUT-0048 chromosome 20, bVidCha1 merged haplotype, whole genome shotgun sequence containing:
- the HIP1 gene encoding huntingtin-interacting protein 1 isoform X1 is translated as MDRVSSTMKQVSNPLPKVLSRRAGGGGLEAERESFERAQTVSINKAINAQEVAVKEKHARTCILGTHHEKGAQTFWSVVNRLPLSGNAVLCWKFCHVFHKLLRDGHSNVLKDSMRYKNELSDMSRMWGHLSEGYGQLCSIYLKLLRTKMEFHTKNPRFPGNLQMSDRQLDEAGENDVNNFFQLTVEMFDYLECELNLFQTVFSSLDMSRSVSVTAAGQCRLAPLIQVILDCSHLYDYTVKLLFKLHSCLPADTLQGHRDRFLEQFRKLKDLFYRSSNLQYFKRLIQIPQLPENPPNFLRASALSEHISPVVVIPAEASSPDSEPITDLVEMDAASQSLFDNKFDDIFGSSFSCDPFNFNSQNGMNKDNKDQLIEQLYGEITALKEELENFKAESTRGAVQLRGRASELEAELAEQQHLKQQAQDESEFLRAELEELKKQREDTEKAQRSLTEIERRAQANEQRYSKLKEKYSELVQNHADLLRKNAEVTKQITVARQAQGDVEQEKKELEDSFQRVSEQAQRKSQEQAEVLETLKQELAASRQELQVLQGTLESSTQAGVEQNTRIASLEQERDRLNQAAEQHRDKMTALQAELQQLRDTLSHEQESSKTELEMLQTQLRDKESTEQALQQRLAEEQLSLLRGTTHEAERMVQDALARMEDPAHISCTGSADCLLSQALAASECAEQLRDAHSKYLSDGTAVGSLLPCLALFAHLVSNTLLQGSATSHVAPVEPADRLMELCKQCGNETVSYLSALQDPGMVATADCSLVTACLGQISAIGEELRPRGLDVKQEELGDLVDKEMAATAAAIETASARIEEMLSKARAGDTGVKLEVNERILGSCTGLMQAIRVLVLASKDLQREIVESGRGAASPKEFYAKNSRWTEGLISASKAVGWGATVMVDAADLVVQGKGTFEELMVCSREIAASTAQLVAASKVKADKDSANLCKLQQASRGVNQATASVVASTKAGKSQVEEKDSMDFSSMTLTQIKRQEMDSQVRVLELENQLQKERQKLGELRKKHYELAGVAEGWEEDAAD
- the HIP1 gene encoding huntingtin-interacting protein 1 isoform X2, which encodes MQDRVQGSARLPAPVTSDINYLLLLLKTVSINKAINAQEVAVKEKHARTCILGTHHEKGAQTFWSVVNRLPLSGNAVLCWKFCHVFHKLLRDGHSNVLKDSMRYKNELSDMSRMWGHLSEGYGQLCSIYLKLLRTKMEFHTKNPRFPGNLQMSDRQLDEAGENDVNNFFQLTVEMFDYLECELNLFQTVFSSLDMSRSVSVTAAGQCRLAPLIQVILDCSHLYDYTVKLLFKLHSCLPADTLQGHRDRFLEQFRKLKDLFYRSSNLQYFKRLIQIPQLPENPPNFLRASALSEHISPVVVIPAEASSPDSEPITDLVEMDAASQSLFDNKFDDIFGSSFSCDPFNFNSQNGMNKDNKDQLIEQLYGEITALKEELENFKAESTRGAVQLRGRASELEAELAEQQHLKQQAQDESEFLRAELEELKKQREDTEKAQRSLTEIERRAQANEQRYSKLKEKYSELVQNHADLLRKNAEVTKQITVARQAQGDVEQEKKELEDSFQRVSEQAQRKSQEQAEVLETLKQELAASRQELQVLQGTLESSTQAGVEQNTRIASLEQERDRLNQAAEQHRDKMTALQAELQQLRDTLSHEQESSKTELEMLQTQLRDKESTEQALQQRLAEEQLSLLRGTTHEAERMVQDALARMEDPAHISCTGSADCLLSQALAASECAEQLRDAHSKYLSDGTAVGSLLPCLALFAHLVSNTLLQGSATSHVAPVEPADRLMELCKQCGNETVSYLSALQDPGMVATADCSLVTACLGQISAIGEELRPRGLDVKQEELGDLVDKEMAATAAAIETASARIEEMLSKARAGDTGVKLEVNERILGSCTGLMQAIRVLVLASKDLQREIVESGRGAASPKEFYAKNSRWTEGLISASKAVGWGATVMVDAADLVVQGKGTFEELMVCSREIAASTAQLVAASKVKADKDSANLCKLQQASRGVNQATASVVASTKAGKSQVEEKDSMDFSSMTLTQIKRQEMDSQVRVLELENQLQKERQKLGELRKKHYELAGVAEGWEEDAAD
- the HIP1 gene encoding huntingtin-interacting protein 1 isoform X3; the encoded protein is MDLGKVTVSINKAINAQEVAVKEKHARTCILGTHHEKGAQTFWSVVNRLPLSGNAVLCWKFCHVFHKLLRDGHSNVLKDSMRYKNELSDMSRMWGHLSEGYGQLCSIYLKLLRTKMEFHTKNPRFPGNLQMSDRQLDEAGENDVNNFFQLTVEMFDYLECELNLFQTVFSSLDMSRSVSVTAAGQCRLAPLIQVILDCSHLYDYTVKLLFKLHSCLPADTLQGHRDRFLEQFRKLKDLFYRSSNLQYFKRLIQIPQLPENPPNFLRASALSEHISPVVVIPAEASSPDSEPITDLVEMDAASQSLFDNKFDDIFGSSFSCDPFNFNSQNGMNKDNKDQLIEQLYGEITALKEELENFKAESTRGAVQLRGRASELEAELAEQQHLKQQAQDESEFLRAELEELKKQREDTEKAQRSLTEIERRAQANEQRYSKLKEKYSELVQNHADLLRKNAEVTKQITVARQAQGDVEQEKKELEDSFQRVSEQAQRKSQEQAEVLETLKQELAASRQELQVLQGTLESSTQAGVEQNTRIASLEQERDRLNQAAEQHRDKMTALQAELQQLRDTLSHEQESSKTELEMLQTQLRDKESTEQALQQRLAEEQLSLLRGTTHEAERMVQDALARMEDPAHISCTGSADCLLSQALAASECAEQLRDAHSKYLSDGTAVGSLLPCLALFAHLVSNTLLQGSATSHVAPVEPADRLMELCKQCGNETVSYLSALQDPGMVATADCSLVTACLGQISAIGEELRPRGLDVKQEELGDLVDKEMAATAAAIETASARIEEMLSKARAGDTGVKLEVNERILGSCTGLMQAIRVLVLASKDLQREIVESGRGAASPKEFYAKNSRWTEGLISASKAVGWGATVMVDAADLVVQGKGTFEELMVCSREIAASTAQLVAASKVKADKDSANLCKLQQASRGVNQATASVVASTKAGKSQVEEKDSMDFSSMTLTQIKRQEMDSQVRVLELENQLQKERQKLGELRKKHYELAGVAEGWEEDAAD